GGTGCTCGACGGGTTCTCCCCGGGGTCCGCCATCACGGGCGGGCGGGGGCAGCTGCTCGCGCCCTGGCCGAACCGCGTGGGCGCCGGACGCTACCGGTTCGGCGACCACGACCTCCAACTCGCCCTGACGGAACCGGAGAAGAACAACGCGATCCACGGGCTGCTGCGGTGGTGCCTGTGGCGGCGACTGGCCCGTACCGACGACGCGGTCCGGGTCGGCACGACGCTCTGCCCGCAGCCCGGCTATCCCTTCCTCCTCGAGATCTGCGCGGAGTACCGGCTCGGCCCCGACGGGCTCGAGACCACCGTTCTCGCCACCAACACCGGTACGGGGCCGGCGCCTTACGGAGTGGGGCAGCACCCCTATCTGACCGTGGGAACCGACCTCGTCGACAGCGCGCTGCTGACCGTTCCGGCCCGGTATCTGATCCGTACCGACGACCGCGGGCTGCCGGTCGGCCAGGAGCCGGTCGACGGGACCGCGTACGACTTCCGCGCCGCCCGTCCCATCGGTGATCTGCGGCTGGACACGGCTTTCACCGGACTAGACCGCGGCCCCGACGGCCGGGCCGTCGTTCGTCTGGCACACCCGTCCGGGCTGCGGGGTGTCGATCTGTGGCTCGGCGAAGGCACCCGGTACGTCCAGGTGTACACGGGCGACACACTGGCGGAACCCGGGAGGCGGCGGCGTGGCGTGGCCGTGGAGCCCATGTCCTGCCCGCCGGACGCCTTTCGCAGCGGCACGGACCTCACCGTGCTCGAACCGGGCGCCACGCATGTGCTCCGGTGGGGCCTCAGCCCCTGGGGGCCGCCTTGACCCCGACCGTACGGCCCTCGGCGGTGCCCGGTCCCGATATGCCCACGAACGAGTTCCGGGCGCTCTACGAGCGGCTGCGACGCGGGGCGACACGATCGGCGGCGGACGGTCGGCCCGGCGCACTCCGCCATGTGACGCCCGACCGGGTCGTGGCCGCCGTCGCGGAGGTCCGCCTCGGACGTACGGTGTCGTTGGCCGCTCCGATCGAGACCGTGCCGAGCCCCGACGACCCCGAGCCCGCGGTGCACCGGATGACCGGGCCGGCCCCGGAAGGCCTCGGCGCGGAGGGGCTGCATTTCGCCACCGACCGCTTCGCCATGAACGTGCACGGGGACGCGGACAGCCATATCGACGCGCTCTGCCACGTGGTGCTCGACGGGGAGCTGTACGGCGGGGTGCCCGCGAGCAGCGTGACGCCGGAGGGCGCCCGTGAGCTCTCCGTGGACCTGGTCGCGGACGGCATCGTGGGCCGGGGCGTGCT
This sequence is a window from Streptomyces sp. HUAS YS2. Protein-coding genes within it:
- a CDS encoding gluconokinase, GntK/IdnK-type, which translates into the protein MATGELPRLVLVVGVAGSGKSTVGRLLADRLGWEYRDADEFHSEADRATMAAGHALTDDDREPWLEAIGQWMDRAIATGRHAVVTCSALKRAYRDKLLAGRPDVLLVYLHGSPELLASRLAARHGHFFPAGLLGSQLADLQEPEPDEHPLVVEIDQPPEAVVEAVLSLMHRETGSWRPQDGSATEQGARTVVRDGPSASPGPTGASWRLVHGEQSATVVQLGGALRDYVVNGRPVLDGFSPGSAITGGRGQLLAPWPNRVGAGRYRFGDHDLQLALTEPEKNNAIHGLLRWCLWRRLARTDDAVRVGTTLCPQPGYPFLLEICAEYRLGPDGLETTVLATNTGTGPAPYGVGQHPYLTVGTDLVDSALLTVPARYLIRTDDRGLPVGQEPVDGTAYDFRAARPIGDLRLDTAFTGLDRGPDGRAVVRLAHPSGLRGVDLWLGEGTRYVQVYTGDTLAEPGRRRRGVAVEPMSCPPDAFRSGTDLTVLEPGATHVLRWGLSPWGPP